Proteins from a genomic interval of Candidatus Dormiibacterota bacterium:
- the nadE gene encoding NAD(+) synthase, with product MSQTVSAADALSIDTDVVTEILLGFIRDEVGKVGFERVVLGLSGGVDSALVAALAARALGPENVLPVIMPYRSSSPESEADARTVATRLGLAEPVVADISPQVDAYFDRFPDADRGRRGNKMARERMSILYDMSWAHRALVIGTSNKTELLLGYGTIHGDMAHALNPLGDLYKTQVFAMARALDLP from the coding sequence CGACGTCGTCACCGAGATCCTCCTGGGATTCATCCGTGACGAGGTCGGCAAGGTCGGGTTCGAAAGGGTCGTCCTCGGCCTGAGCGGGGGCGTCGACTCCGCCCTGGTGGCGGCGCTCGCCGCCCGCGCCCTGGGGCCCGAGAACGTCCTGCCGGTGATCATGCCCTACCGCTCCAGCAGCCCCGAGTCCGAGGCCGACGCCCGCACCGTTGCCACCCGGCTGGGCCTCGCCGAGCCGGTGGTGGCGGACATCTCCCCCCAGGTCGACGCCTACTTCGACCGCTTCCCCGACGCCGACCGCGGCCGCCGCGGCAACAAGATGGCCCGGGAGCGGATGAGCATCCTCTACGACATGTCGTGGGCCCACCGGGCGCTGGTGATCGGCACCTCGAACAAGACCGAGCTGCTGCTCGGCTACGGGACCATCCACGGCGACATGGCCCACGCCCTCAACCCCCTCGGCGACCTCTACAAGACCCAGGTGTTCGCGATGGCGCGGGCGCTCGACCTCCCCC